In Paenibacillus sonchi, a single genomic region encodes these proteins:
- a CDS encoding ATP-binding cassette domain-containing protein translates to MIRAEHLTLSFRDGQRRLPVLQGISIHIKRGEWVALTGANGCGKSSLIRTFNGLNIPTGGSLSAAGLDLRSPANRAAVKRHIQLVFQNPEAQTVGSTPFEDVAFGLENRGLSRSVMLAKIEDVLGQVGLAHKARADVSTLSGGERQRLAVACCLALDTEMIIFDEVTSMLDPAGRRDILELARQLWAQGTTVLWVTQRMEELAESPRVAVMGQGKMLYDGDPRTLFYASGLPDALNWPAAPVIRIGQLLQAKGWPLDSLPLTERALEAAL, encoded by the coding sequence ATGATCAGAGCTGAGCATTTGACCCTGTCCTTCCGGGACGGCCAGCGCAGGCTGCCCGTGTTGCAGGGGATTTCCATACATATCAAACGGGGTGAATGGGTGGCTCTTACCGGAGCCAATGGCTGCGGCAAATCCTCACTCATCCGCACCTTCAACGGCCTGAATATTCCAACCGGGGGCAGTCTGTCCGCAGCCGGCCTGGATCTGCGGTCACCGGCCAACCGCGCAGCCGTCAAGCGCCATATCCAGTTGGTGTTTCAGAATCCTGAAGCGCAGACCGTCGGCTCCACACCGTTTGAAGACGTTGCCTTCGGGCTGGAGAACCGCGGTCTCAGCCGGAGCGTAATGCTTGCAAAGATCGAGGACGTCCTGGGCCAGGTAGGGCTGGCCCATAAAGCCAGGGCCGATGTCTCCACCCTGTCCGGTGGAGAACGCCAACGCCTGGCGGTCGCCTGCTGTCTGGCGCTGGATACGGAAATGATTATTTTTGATGAGGTGACCTCCATGCTCGACCCGGCCGGACGGAGGGATATCCTGGAGCTGGCCCGCCAGCTGTGGGCACAGGGGACGACAGTGCTCTGGGTCACCCAGCGGATGGAGGAGCTGGCGGAGAGTCCGCGTGTCGCCGTTATGGGACAAGGCAAGATGCTGTATGACGGAGATCCGCGGACGCTCTTCTATGCAAGCGGACTGCCGGACGCTCTGAACTGGCCGGCTGCGCCCGTCATCCGCATCGGACAGCTGCTGCAGGCCAAGGGCTGGCCCTTGGACAGCCTGCCCTTGACCGAGCGGGCGCTGGAGGCCGCCCTGTGA
- a CDS encoding biotin transporter BioY — MKKWTTRGLIFSALFAGVMIALSYLRISLPFSTVPITMQTLAVMLAGSMLGARYGSLAVLIVIGLAAAGFPVMGGSGGLSVLTGPTAGYIFSWPVVAFLIGLFAQRIEQNKYTFVKLLAVNFLFGVLLVYPGGVWWLAHSTGMTSLSKALTAGMWPFIPGDLIKAVLSAAVVTAVWRVYPIERILNTEPDTWAEGENSTVSH, encoded by the coding sequence ATGAAAAAATGGACGACTCGCGGCCTGATCTTCAGTGCACTTTTCGCCGGAGTTATGATCGCACTCAGCTATCTGAGAATTTCACTGCCCTTCTCTACTGTGCCCATTACCATGCAGACGCTTGCGGTGATGCTGGCCGGTTCCATGCTGGGTGCGCGCTACGGCAGCCTTGCAGTGCTGATCGTCATCGGGCTGGCGGCTGCCGGATTCCCGGTGATGGGCGGAAGCGGCGGCTTGTCGGTACTCACCGGACCTACCGCAGGCTATATTTTTTCCTGGCCGGTGGTGGCCTTTCTGATCGGTCTGTTCGCACAGCGCATAGAGCAGAATAAATACACCTTTGTGAAGCTGCTGGCCGTGAACTTTTTGTTCGGCGTACTGCTTGTGTATCCCGGCGGCGTATGGTGGCTGGCCCACTCCACAGGTATGACCTCTCTCTCCAAAGCATTGACGGCAGGAATGTGGCCGTTCATCCCGGGCGACCTTATCAAAGCGGTGCTAAGCGCTGCCGTTGTAACCGCCGTATGGAGGGTCTACCCGATTGAACGCATCCTGAACACGGAACCGGACACTTGGGCCGAAGGAGAGAATTCAACGGTCAGCCATTAA